One Ficedula albicollis isolate OC2 chromosome Z, FicAlb1.5, whole genome shotgun sequence DNA window includes the following coding sequences:
- the FXN gene encoding frataxin, mitochondrial encodes MYEMQLQFSSDVKSRTIWFINLRNAGTVSDTSSLDETTYEKLAEETLDSLADFFEDLTDKPFTPEDYDVSLGSGVLTIKLGGDMGTYVINKQTPNRQIWLSSPTSGPKRYDWTGRNWVYSHDRVSLHELLSKEFSKALKTKLDLSCLIYSGKEDT; translated from the exons ATGTATGAAATG CAATTACAATTTTCTTCAGATGTGAAGAGCAGGACTATTTGGTTCATTAATTTGAGAAATGCAGGAACTGTGAGTGACACAAg CTCTTTAGATGAGACCACTTATGAGAAACTGGCTGAAGAAACACTGGATTCCTTAGCAGATTTCTTTGAGGACCTGACAGATAAACCTTTTACCCCAGAAGATTATGATGTTTCTTTAGGG aGCGGAGTACTAACAATTAAATTGGGTGGAGACATGGGAACCTATGTGATCAATAAGCAAACACCAAACCGGCAGATTTGGCTGTCCTCACCCACTAG tggGCCCAAGCGCTATGACTGGACTGGACGGAATTGGGTATATTCTCATGACAGAGTATCTCTTCATGAACTACTATCAAAAGAGttttcaaaagctttaaaaactaAATTGGATTTGTCCTGCTTAATATATTCTGGGAAAGAAGATACTTGA